A genomic window from Clostridia bacterium includes:
- the mtaB gene encoding tRNA (N(6)-L-threonylcarbamoyladenosine(37)-C(2))-methylthiotransferase MtaB, giving the protein MKIGFCTLGCKVNQYETEAIKELFLNNGWEIGEFSDFCDAYLINTCTVTHLSDRKSRQMIRRANSKNPDAVIAVCGCYAQMSPLEVEEIEGVDIVIGTKNKLKAYELIVNKVRSNIVCPVEKEDYEDMEITLFESKTRAIIKAQDGCNNFCAYCIIPYARGRIRSRNLESIYNECVRLSQNGFLEVVLAGIHICSYGKDLENTNLITLLTKIHEIDKIKRIRLSSIEPNAFTDEFIDALKNLPKVCHHFHISLQSGCDETLKRMNRRYDTDLYKSICEKLIKEFSDSAITTDLIVGFPGEDEEEFNKTLNFIKEIPFYQIHTFKYSKREGTKAAGMENQVPSFIKDERSKKVLKISKEKSAEFEKSYIGKEVEILTETISANGMYMGHTSNYLPVYINSKEDIKDKLIKVKITHYEDNMLMGEIINKENQL; this is encoded by the coding sequence ATGAAAATAGGTTTTTGCACATTAGGTTGCAAAGTTAATCAGTATGAAACTGAGGCTATAAAAGAATTATTTTTAAATAACGGATGGGAAATCGGGGAATTTTCCGACTTTTGCGATGCGTATTTAATTAACACTTGTACTGTTACTCATCTTAGCGACAGAAAATCAAGGCAGATGATAAGAAGAGCCAACAGTAAAAATCCAGATGCAGTTATTGCAGTATGCGGTTGTTACGCCCAGATGTCGCCTTTAGAGGTAGAAGAAATTGAGGGTGTAGATATAGTTATCGGCACAAAAAATAAATTAAAAGCCTATGAACTTATAGTTAACAAAGTGCGTTCTAATATAGTTTGCCCTGTTGAAAAGGAAGACTATGAAGATATGGAGATTACTCTTTTTGAGTCTAAAACAAGGGCGATAATCAAGGCACAGGACGGATGCAATAATTTTTGCGCTTATTGTATTATACCTTATGCAAGGGGCAGGATAAGAAGCAGAAATTTAGAAAGCATTTATAACGAATGTGTAAGACTTTCGCAAAACGGGTTTTTAGAAGTTGTACTTGCGGGAATTCATATCTGCTCCTACGGAAAAGATTTAGAAAACACCAATTTAATTACACTTCTTACAAAAATTCACGAAATTGACAAGATTAAAAGAATAAGACTAAGTTCCATTGAGCCTAACGCATTTACAGACGAATTTATAGATGCTTTAAAAAATCTTCCAAAGGTTTGTCATCACTTTCATATTTCCTTACAAAGCGGTTGCGATGAAACTTTAAAAAGAATGAACAGAAGGTATGACACTGATCTTTATAAATCGATATGCGAAAAACTTATAAAAGAATTTAGCGACAGTGCGATTACTACCGATTTAATCGTAGGGTTCCCCGGGGAAGACGAAGAAGAATTTAACAAAACTCTAAATTTTATAAAAGAAATACCTTTTTATCAGATTCATACATTTAAATATTCCAAAAGAGAGGGCACAAAGGCTGCAGGTATGGAAAATCAGGTGCCATCTTTTATAAAGGATGAAAGAAGCAAGAAAGTTTTAAAAATTTCTAAAGAAAAATCGGCAGAATTTGAAAAATCATATATAGGAAAAGAAGTAGAAATTCTTACCGAAACCATCAGTGCCAACGGAATGTATATGGGGCATACATCTAACTATCTTCCTGTTTATATAAATTCAAAGGAAGATATTAAAGATAAATTAATAAAAGTAAAAATAACCCATTATGAAGATAATATGCTTATGGGAGAAATAATAAATAAGGAGAATCAGTTATGA
- a CDS encoding GatB/YqeY domain-containing protein, whose product MTLETLRADMIKAMKEKDKFLKDVVSSLIAAIKKVAIDEGVREDIKEELVDRVILKELKTAKEQIDTCPDERAELKEEYQKRYDIISTYAPKQLSEDEIIKIITEKFRAEIETKNKGIIMKAVMGELKGKADGKLINQVVAKLTQ is encoded by the coding sequence ATGACACTTGAAACACTAAGAGCCGATATGATAAAGGCTATGAAAGAAAAAGATAAGTTCTTAAAGGATGTTGTATCCAGCCTTATTGCAGCAATTAAAAAAGTTGCAATAGATGAGGGCGTTAGAGAAGATATCAAAGAAGAACTTGTTGACAGAGTTATTTTAAAAGAATTAAAAACAGCAAAGGAACAGATTGATACCTGCCCTGATGAAAGAGCAGAGTTAAAAGAAGAATATCAGAAAAGATATGATATAATTTCAACCTATGCTCCAAAACAACTTTCAGAAGACGAAATAATAAAAATTATTACCGAAAAATTTAGAGCAGAAATTGAAACTAAAAATAAAGGTATAATTATGAAAGCAGTTATGGGCGAGTTAAAGGGTAAGGCAGACGGAAAACTTATAAATCAGGTAGTAGCAAAATTAACTCAGTAA
- a CDS encoding HAD-IB family phosphatase yields the protein MNVYDFDNTIYKGDSTRDFYFFTLKKNPKIIKYLPMQGYNFIKFIFHAINKTQFKEKFYTFFKDIDNIDAHLEEFWKIHRANFKSWYYDIQAEDDMVISASPEFLVKPMCDLAGIKYLEASRVDKFTGKYDGLNCWGSEKVRRFRAVCNKEIENFYSDSYSDSPLARISKNAYMVKGDRVYKWNELRRNAK from the coding sequence ATGAATGTTTACGATTTTGACAATACTATTTATAAAGGGGACAGTACAAGAGATTTTTATTTCTTTACATTAAAGAAAAACCCTAAAATTATTAAATATCTTCCTATGCAGGGGTATAATTTTATAAAGTTTATTTTTCATGCTATAAATAAAACCCAGTTTAAAGAAAAGTTTTATACATTTTTTAAAGATATAGATAATATTGATGCACATTTAGAAGAATTCTGGAAAATTCACAGGGCTAATTTCAAGAGTTGGTATTATGATATTCAGGCAGAGGATGATATGGTTATTTCTGCTTCTCCTGAGTTTCTTGTAAAGCCTATGTGTGATTTGGCAGGTATTAAATACCTTGAGGCATCAAGGGTGGATAAATTTACAGGCAAATATGACGGACTTAACTGCTGGGGAAGTGAAAAGGTAAGAAGATTTAGGGCTGTATGCAATAAGGAAATAGAAAATTTTTATTCTGACTCTTATTCTGACTCCCCTCTTGCAAGAATTTCAAAAAATGCTTATATGGTTAAGGGCGACAGAGTGTATAAATGGAATGAACTAAGACGAAATGCCAAATAA
- a CDS encoding peptidoglycan DD-metalloendopeptidase family protein, with the protein MLSKLKETLIKAFRETKNFLKSNLLKVNKVNLKIKCSNILKSIKKINIKDKSKVFIKNTVLTFKKIRNFDIKAFIKNIKDTFTKIIGSKKAGEFLSSIDFAKINGISLCMCALILLASVISSDLDFGYSIICEGKVVAITRTKVEALSAYESSNESLDLMGISDKKDVKVGFVISNKENFQNYECAKNAISSVYDGRVDAYGIYADGVLVTALKTFDEANKILDDYKNEYTTEDTLDVAFNRNVEVISTRVPNSSVRTIEEALKEIKTPVGGLKTHIVSEGETISEIAEMRGTTVKKIFELNPDVTENNLQIGKKLNVSDTTPLIAVRTLETQKAVEKIAYETNSTKDASQYTGITIVVSDGIYGEKEVDYDIYKENGIVTEKIATSELVLKEPVAKEVKVGTKKRPAYMATGTFLHPFRSGVITSRYGNRSRGFHEGLDLGGTTGTPIYAADGGTVSFAGWSDGYGKLVKINHGNGYVTYYAHLDSISVYNGQKVAKGEMIGRLGNTGRSTGPHLHFEIRLNGRALNPLNYI; encoded by the coding sequence TTGTTAAGTAAACTGAAGGAAACTTTAATTAAGGCCTTTAGAGAAACTAAAAACTTTCTTAAAAGTAACTTATTAAAGGTTAATAAAGTTAACTTAAAGATTAAATGCAGCAACATTTTAAAATCAATTAAAAAAATAAATATAAAAGACAAATCAAAGGTTTTTATAAAAAACACAGTACTTACATTTAAAAAAATAAGAAATTTTGATATAAAAGCATTTATTAAAAACATAAAAGATACTTTCACAAAAATTATCGGCAGTAAAAAAGCAGGGGAGTTTTTATCCTCTATAGACTTTGCAAAAATCAACGGTATATCACTTTGTATGTGTGCCCTGATTTTACTTGCATCAGTAATTTCTTCCGATTTAGATTTTGGATACAGTATTATATGCGAGGGCAAGGTTGTTGCCATTACCCGTACAAAAGTTGAAGCACTCAGTGCTTATGAATCTTCAAATGAGTCCCTTGACTTAATGGGAATTTCAGATAAAAAAGATGTTAAAGTGGGCTTTGTTATTTCCAATAAGGAAAATTTCCAGAACTATGAATGTGCTAAAAATGCTATTTCATCAGTATATGACGGAAGAGTTGATGCGTACGGAATATATGCAGACGGTGTGCTTGTTACAGCGCTTAAAACTTTTGATGAAGCAAATAAAATATTAGACGATTATAAAAACGAATATACAACCGAAGATACTCTTGATGTAGCCTTTAACAGAAATGTTGAAGTTATTTCTACAAGAGTGCCAAACAGCAGTGTCAGGACAATAGAGGAAGCGTTAAAAGAAATAAAAACACCTGTGGGCGGTCTTAAAACCCATATCGTTTCAGAGGGCGAAACAATCTCTGAAATTGCCGAAATGCGTGGCACAACTGTTAAAAAAATATTTGAGTTAAACCCTGATGTTACTGAAAACAATCTTCAGATAGGTAAAAAACTTAATGTTTCAGATACTACACCTTTAATTGCAGTAAGAACTTTAGAAACACAAAAGGCAGTTGAAAAAATAGCATACGAAACAAATTCTACAAAAGATGCCTCGCAGTACACAGGTATTACAATAGTGGTATCTGACGGTATATACGGTGAAAAAGAAGTTGACTATGATATATACAAGGAAAACGGTATAGTTACCGAGAAAATAGCAACAAGCGAACTTGTTTTAAAAGAGCCTGTTGCAAAAGAGGTTAAAGTCGGGACTAAAAAGCGCCCTGCTTATATGGCAACGGGTACTTTTCTTCATCCTTTCAGGTCAGGTGTTATCACTTCGCGTTACGGAAACAGAAGCAGAGGTTTCCATGAGGGGCTTGATTTAGGCGGTACAACAGGTACTCCGATTTACGCTGCTGACGGTGGCACAGTTTCATTTGCCGGATGGAGTGATGGATACGGAAAGTTAGTAAAAATCAACCACGGAAACGGATATGTTACTTATTATGCGCATCTTGATTCCATAAGCGTATATAACGGTCAGAAAGTTGCAAAAGGGGAAATGATAGGCAGACTCGGAAATACAGGAAGATCTACTGGTCCGCATCTTCATTTTGAAATAAGGTTAAACGGAAGAGCATTAAATCCGCTTAATTATATTTAA
- the yqfD gene encoding sporulation protein YqfD translates to MIERIYNYFKGYVTLRITLNQPERFLNMLIINNIYLWDLKRVSPNEIILSTSVYGFKKMRKIIYEVKAKVKVIKKCGFFQFKKKVLNKKIILSGFILSTVFILFLSSLILDIKIIGSLSYSDEEILEKLKEIDLQKFQFRSNIDSDKISVKLINDFDKISWVGVYEEGSKLTIEIKERDIPPKMVEKDIPCHITARKDGVIKSMNITNGEPLVKLNDVVVKGQILVSGVLNTKYDGLRFVHSMADITANTWWEDSLNVKLYEYNKNYTGKRTKTHSVRLFSKEIDLSFGRIIPYYNYDEDVKRRVFGFSEFNTRIFSEYTLSKKPIKEEEAVKRGKEALMNELYKNFNKEEIQDVSFTLEPIDKETINVKIFANIYENIAEQMIIRKENTDG, encoded by the coding sequence ATGATAGAAAGAATTTATAATTATTTTAAAGGGTATGTAACATTAAGGATAACCTTAAATCAGCCGGAGAGATTTTTAAATATGTTAATAATAAATAACATATATTTATGGGATTTAAAAAGGGTCTCTCCAAATGAAATTATACTAAGCACTTCGGTATACGGATTTAAAAAAATGAGAAAAATAATATATGAGGTAAAAGCAAAGGTAAAGGTTATTAAAAAATGCGGTTTTTTTCAGTTTAAAAAGAAAGTTCTTAATAAAAAAATCATATTGTCAGGGTTTATTTTATCGACGGTATTTATTTTATTTTTAAGTTCGCTTATACTGGATATAAAAATAATCGGCAGTCTGTCTTATAGCGATGAGGAAATTTTAGAAAAACTTAAAGAAATTGACTTGCAAAAATTTCAGTTTAGAAGTAATATAGATAGTGATAAAATATCAGTTAAACTGATAAACGACTTTGATAAAATATCCTGGGTGGGAGTTTATGAAGAAGGTTCTAAACTCACAATAGAAATAAAGGAAAGAGATATTCCGCCCAAAATGGTTGAAAAAGATATTCCCTGCCATATTACAGCGCGTAAAGACGGGGTAATAAAGTCGATGAATATTACAAACGGCGAACCTTTAGTAAAATTAAATGATGTGGTAGTAAAAGGGCAGATTTTAGTATCCGGCGTACTTAATACCAAGTATGACGGGTTAAGGTTTGTTCATTCTATGGCAGATATAACTGCTAACACCTGGTGGGAAGATTCGCTTAATGTTAAATTATATGAATATAATAAAAATTATACAGGAAAAAGAACAAAAACACATTCCGTAAGATTATTTTCAAAAGAAATTGATTTATCATTCGGAAGAATAATACCGTACTATAATTATGACGAAGATGTAAAAAGACGGGTTTTCGGTTTTTCCGAGTTCAATACAAGAATTTTTAGTGAATATACTCTGTCAAAAAAACCGATAAAGGAAGAAGAAGCAGTAAAAAGAGGAAAAGAAGCGTTAATGAACGAACTTTATAAAAATTTTAATAAAGAAGAAATTCAGGATGTTTCATTCACTTTAGAGCCGATAGATAAAGAAACGATAAATGTAAAAATATTTGCCAATATATATGAAAATATTGCTGAACAAATGATAATAAGAAAGGAAAACACAGATGGCTGA
- a CDS encoding PhoH family protein encodes MAEILVEAYSLEGISNLFGNFDFNIRLIEKEYNVKITNRDTLIKIEGDNAEKAKKLIMELLILASKKEVIDEQKIRSMIDAIESNTEDYIRNLSDDCICHTASGTPIKPKTIGQKNYVEAIKNNIITVGVGPAGTGKTYLAVAMAVVAFKKKEINRIILTRPAVEAGESLGFLPGDLQEKVDPYLRPLYDALFEMLGGENFTLYQEKGMIEVAPLAYMRGRTLDNSFIILDEAQNTTKEQMKMFLTRIGFNSKAVITGDITQIDLPHGKVSGLKDAIRIIKNIEDIEVFNLTDRDVVRHPLIQKIIKAYERADSKK; translated from the coding sequence ATGGCTGAGATTTTGGTTGAGGCTTATTCATTAGAGGGGATAAGCAATCTCTTTGGAAATTTTGATTTTAATATCCGTTTAATAGAAAAGGAATATAATGTTAAAATCACCAACAGGGACACTTTGATAAAAATAGAAGGGGATAATGCCGAAAAAGCAAAGAAACTTATAATGGAACTTCTTATTCTTGCGTCAAAAAAAGAAGTTATAGACGAGCAGAAAATAAGAAGTATGATAGATGCGATAGAGAGTAACACCGAAGATTATATCCGCAACTTGTCTGACGACTGTATATGCCATACTGCATCGGGAACTCCTATTAAGCCTAAAACCATAGGGCAGAAAAACTATGTTGAAGCAATAAAGAACAATATTATTACAGTAGGCGTAGGCCCTGCAGGAACAGGTAAAACCTATCTTGCAGTTGCAATGGCAGTTGTTGCCTTTAAGAAAAAAGAAATAAACAGAATTATTCTTACCCGTCCTGCTGTTGAAGCGGGGGAAAGTTTAGGCTTTTTACCGGGCGATTTACAAGAAAAGGTTGACCCTTATTTAAGACCGTTATATGATGCTCTTTTTGAAATGTTAGGCGGAGAAAATTTTACTTTATATCAGGAAAAGGGTATGATAGAGGTTGCCCCTTTGGCATATATGAGAGGAAGAACTCTTGACAACAGTTTTATAATTCTTGACGAAGCGCAGAACACCACTAAAGAACAGATGAAAATGTTTTTAACAAGAATTGGTTTTAACTCAAAAGCAGTTATAACAGGGGATATAACCCAGATAGACCTGCCGCACGGTAAAGTATCAGGGCTTAAAGACGCTATAAGAATAATTAAAAATATTGAAGATATAGAAGTTTTTAACCTTACTGACCGTGATGTAGTAAGGCATCCGTTAATTCAGAAGATTATAAAAGCATATGAAAGGGCGGACAGTAAAAAATGA